One window of the Borreliella garinii genome contains the following:
- a CDS encoding variable large family protein produces the protein MKKISSAIFTIVFLVFINCKSDTRKAINSIQTPKFTSFDGLIDGFPSLNPNPKKSEVKNYFNSMAKTLNKAKDKFAKLISEESVKTTEENNTDTAKEDNSTVNPVDNEISKINDMIGKMINAANTIVETVAETATEAMGEVVEVKSSGNVATKADVKSVVEIAKGIKKIVEAAGIADELKAEGDKATKSSIDSNNKEAGKMFSGKQGDQGGKVIDSGVIPPDEIGGGANPENIKKAAEAVKNASGKQILGAIVAAAKTVESGEVPEGKNANEATNPIEAAIGGDDNLDATAFTGNMEKDTQIAAAIVLRGMAKNGKFAVKMGREPSGDGDAIRALVKNAANKTVDALSRLVLKAINEGLTTIAKTIKAKGEAANSAVNFNSPSVKFAEKHLENK, from the coding sequence ATGAAAAAAATATCAAGTGCAATTTTTACAATAGTTTTTCTTGTTTTTATCAATTGTAAAAGCGATACTAGAAAAGCTATTAATTCAATCCAAACCCCAAAATTTACCTCATTTGATGGGTTGATTGATGGCTTTCCAAGCCTTAACCCAAACCCAAAAAAATCTGAGGTAAAAAATTATTTTAATAGCATGGCTAAAACATTAAATAAAGCCAAAGATAAATTTGCTAAATTAATTAGTGAAGAAAGTGTTAAGACAACAGAGGAAAATAATACTGATACTGCTAAAGAAGATAATAGCACAGTAAACCCTGTTGATAATGAAATAAGTAAAATTAACGATATGATAGGGAAAATGATAAATGCTGCTAATACTATTGTTGAGACTGTAGCCGAAACTGCAACTGAAGCTATGGGAGAAGTTGTCGAGGTTAAGAGTAGTGGTAATGTAGCAACCAAAGCTGATGTAAAAAGTGTTGTCGAGATTGCTAAAGGAATAAAGAAGATTGTTGAGGCGGCCGGTATTGCTGATGAATTAAAAGCTGAAGGTGATAAAGCTACAAAGTCAAGCATCGATAGTAACAATAAGGAAGCGGGCAAGATGTTCTCTGGGAAACAGGGTGATCAGGGTGGTAAAGTTATTGATAGTGGTGTTATTCCACCTGATGAGATTGGAGGTGGAGCTAATCCAGAGAATATTAAGAAGGCTGCTGAGGCTGTTAAAAATGCTAGTGGGAAGCAGATATTAGGAGCTATTGTTGCTGCTGCCAAGACTGTTGAAAGTGGTGAGGTACCAGAGGGAAAGAATGCCAATGAAGCTACAAATCCGATTGAAGCTGCCATTGGGGGAGATGACAATTTGGATGCTACTGCATTCACGGGCAATATGGAAAAAGATACTCAGATTGCAGCCGCTATTGTTTTGAGGGGAATGGCTAAAAACGGAAAGTTTGCTGTGAAAATGGGTCGAGAACCAAGTGGTGATGGTGATGCTATCAGAGCTCTTGTTAAAAATGCTGCCAATAAAACTGTTGATGCTTTATCTCGGTTGGTACTAAAAGCTATTAATGAAGGCTTAACAACAATAGCTAAGACTATTAAGGCTAAAGGAGAAGCAGCAAACTCGGCAGTCAATTTTAATTCTCCTAGTGTTAAATTTGCAGAAAAACATCTTGAGAACAAGTAA